The Desmodus rotundus isolate HL8 chromosome 13, HLdesRot8A.1, whole genome shotgun sequence genome has a window encoding:
- the POSTN gene encoding periostin isoform X7 codes for MTPFLPTLALLLLLLVNPADANGHYDKILAHSRIRARDHGPNVCALQQILGTKKKYFSTCRNWYQGAICGKKTTVLYECCPGYMKMEGMRGCPAVMPIDHVYGTLGIVGATTTQRYSDVSKLREEIEGKGSFTYFAPSNDAWDNLDPDIRRGLESNVNVELLNALHSHMVNKRMLTKDLKNGLIVPSMYNNLGLFINHYPNGVVTVNCARVIHGNQIATNGVVHVIDRVLTQIGTSIQDFIEAEDELSSFRAAAITSDILEALGREGHFTLFAPTNEAFERLPRGVLERIMGDKVASEALMKYHILNTLQCSEAITGGAVFETLEGDTIEIGCNGDSITVNGIKMVNKKDIVTNNGVIHLIDQVLIPDAAKQVLELAGNQQTTFTDLVAQLGLASSLRPDREYTLLAPVNNAFSDDTLHMDQRLLKLILQNHILKVKVGLNELYNGQKLETLGGKQLRVFVYRTAVCVENSCMVRGSKQGRNGAIHIFREIIKPAEKSLHDRLKQDKRFSIFLSLLEAADLKDLLSQPGDWTLFVPTNDAFKGMTNEEKEVLIRNKNALQNIILYHLTPGVFIGKGFEPGVTNILKTTQGSKIYLKGVNDTLLVNELKSKESDIMTTNGVIHVVDKLLYPADTPIGNDQLLDILNKLIKYIQIKFVRGSTFKEIPMTVYTTKIITKVVEPKIKVIEGSLQPIIKTEEPIIKKYTKIIDGVPMEITEKETREERIITGPEIKYTRITAGGGETEETLKKLLQEDTPVRKVQANKRVQGSRRRSREGNSQ; via the exons ATGACTCCCTTCCTACCCACGctggctctgctgctgctgctgctggttaaCCCTGCAGACGCCAACGGCCATTATGACAAGATCTTGGCTCACAGCCGCATCAGGGCCCGGGATCATGG CCCCAACGTGTGCGCCCTTCAGCAGATTTTAGGCACCAAAAAGAAATACTTCAGCACCTGCAGGAACTGGTACCAGGGGGCCATCTGCGGGAAGAAAAC GACCGTGCTGTATGAGTGCTGCCCTGGGTACATGAAAATGGAGGGAATGCGAGGCTGCCCAGCAG TGATGCCCATCGACCATGTTTACGGCACGCTGGGCATCGTGGGGGCCACCACCACGCAGCGCTACTCCGACGTCTCCAAGCTGAGGGAGGAGATCGAAGGGAAAGGGTCCTTCACCTACTTTGCACCAAGTAACGACGCCTGGGACAACTTGGACCCT GACATCCGCAGGGGTTTGGAGAGCAACGTGAATGTTGAGTTACTGAACGCTCTACACAGCCACATGGTCAATAAGAGGATGCTGACCAAGGACTTGAAAAACGGCCTGATTGTCCCTTCCATGTACAACAATTTGGGGCTCTTCATTAATCATTACCCTAACGGG GTCGTCACTGTGAACTGTGCGCGCGTCATCCACGGGAACCAGATCGCGACAAACGGCGTGGTGCACGTCATCGACCGCGTGCTCACCCAGATCGGCACCTCCATTCAAGACTTCATCGAGGCCGAGGACGAGCTCTCGTCATTCAGG GCGGCCGCCATCACGTCTGACATCCTGGAAGCCCTCGGACGAGAGGGTCACTTCACCCTCTTTGCTCCCACCAATGAGGCTTTTGAGAGACTTCCACGAGGGGTCCTGGAGAGGATCATGGGGGACAAGGTGGCTTCCGAAG ctctcatgAAGTACCACATCTTAAACACTCTCCAGTGCTCGGAGGCCATCACGGGAGGAGCGGTCTTTGAGACCCTGGAAGGGGACACCATTGAGATCGGGTGCAACGGCGACAGCATAACAGTGAACGGAATCAAAATGGTGAACAAAAAAGACATCGTGACCAACAACGGCGTCATCCATTTGATCGATCAGGTCCTCATTCCCGACGCGG CCAAACAGGTTCTCGAGCTGGCCGGGAATCAGCAAACCACCTTCACAGACCTCGTGGCCCAGTTGGGCCTGGCATCTTCTCTGCGGCCAGACCGGGAGTACACTCTGCTGGCCCCCGTGAATAACGCGTTTTCCG ATGACACTCTGCACATGGACCAGCGCCTTCTGAAATTAATTCTGCAGAATCACATATTGAAAGTGAAAGTTGGCCTTAACGAGCTTTACAACGGACAGAAGCTTGAGACCCTCGGAGGCAAACAGCTCAGAGTCTTCGTGTATCGAACA GCTGTCTGCGTTGAAAACTCCTGCATGGTGAGAGGGAGCAAGCAAGGGAGGAACGGCGCCATCCACATATTCCGGGAGATCATCAAACCCGCCGAGAAGTCCCTACATGACAGGTTAAAGCAAGACAAGCGCTTTAG CATCTTCCTCAGCCTTCTGGAAGCTGCAGACTTGAAAGACCTTCTGTCACAGCCTGGGGACTGGACTTTATTTGTCCCAACCAACGACGCCTTCAAGGGGATGACTAATGAAGAGAAGGAAGTTCTGATCC GCAACAAAAATGCTCTTCAAAACATTATCCTTTACCACCTGACTCCCGGAGTGTTCATTGGAAAGGGGTTCGAACCTGGCGTTACGAACATTCTCAAGACCACGCAAGGGAGCAAAATCTACCTGAAAGGA GTGAATGACACACTTCTGGTGAATGAACTGAAGTCGAAGGAGTCTGACATCATGACCACAAACGGCGTCATCCACGTTGTGGACAAGCTTCTCTACCCAGCAG ACACACCTATTGGGAATGATCAGCTGCTGGATATACTTAATAAACTGATCAAATACATCCAAATTAAG TTCGTTCGTGGTAGCACCTTCAAAGAAATCCCCATGACTGTCTACA CAACTAAAATTATAACCAAAGTTGTGGAACCAAAAATTAAAGTGATTGAAGGCAGTCTTCAGCCTATTATCAAAACTGAAG AgccaattattaaaaaatacaccaaaatCATTGATGGAGTGCCCATGGAAATAACCGAAAAGGAGACGAGGGAAGAGCGGATCATTACAG gccctgaaataaaatataccaGGATCACTGCTGGTGGTGGAGAAACGGAAGAAACTCTGAAGAAATTGTTGCAAGAAG ACACACCTGTGAGGAAGGTACAAGCCAACAAAAGAGTCCAAG ggTCTAGAAGACGATCGAGGGAAGGCAATTCTCAGTGA
- the POSTN gene encoding periostin isoform X6: MTPFLPTLALLLLLLVNPADANGHYDKILAHSRIRARDHGPNVCALQQILGTKKKYFSTCRNWYQGAICGKKTTVLYECCPGYMKMEGMRGCPAVMPIDHVYGTLGIVGATTTQRYSDVSKLREEIEGKGSFTYFAPSNDAWDNLDPDIRRGLESNVNVELLNALHSHMVNKRMLTKDLKNGLIVPSMYNNLGLFINHYPNGVVTVNCARVIHGNQIATNGVVHVIDRVLTQIGTSIQDFIEAEDELSSFRAAAITSDILEALGREGHFTLFAPTNEAFERLPRGVLERIMGDKVASEALMKYHILNTLQCSEAITGGAVFETLEGDTIEIGCNGDSITVNGIKMVNKKDIVTNNGVIHLIDQVLIPDAAKQVLELAGNQQTTFTDLVAQLGLASSLRPDREYTLLAPVNNAFSDDTLHMDQRLLKLILQNHILKVKVGLNELYNGQKLETLGGKQLRVFVYRTAVCVENSCMVRGSKQGRNGAIHIFREIIKPAEKSLHDRLKQDKRFSIFLSLLEAADLKDLLSQPGDWTLFVPTNDAFKGMTNEEKEVLIRNKNALQNIILYHLTPGVFIGKGFEPGVTNILKTTQGSKIYLKGVNDTLLVNELKSKESDIMTTNGVIHVVDKLLYPADTPIGNDQLLDILNKLIKYIQIKFVRGSTFKEIPMTVYKPIIKKYTKIIDGVPMEITEKETREERIITGPEIKYTRITAGGGETEETLKKLLQEEVTKVTKFIEGGDGHLFEDEEIKRLLQGDTPVRKVQANKRVQGSRRRSREGNSQ, from the exons ATGACTCCCTTCCTACCCACGctggctctgctgctgctgctgctggttaaCCCTGCAGACGCCAACGGCCATTATGACAAGATCTTGGCTCACAGCCGCATCAGGGCCCGGGATCATGG CCCCAACGTGTGCGCCCTTCAGCAGATTTTAGGCACCAAAAAGAAATACTTCAGCACCTGCAGGAACTGGTACCAGGGGGCCATCTGCGGGAAGAAAAC GACCGTGCTGTATGAGTGCTGCCCTGGGTACATGAAAATGGAGGGAATGCGAGGCTGCCCAGCAG TGATGCCCATCGACCATGTTTACGGCACGCTGGGCATCGTGGGGGCCACCACCACGCAGCGCTACTCCGACGTCTCCAAGCTGAGGGAGGAGATCGAAGGGAAAGGGTCCTTCACCTACTTTGCACCAAGTAACGACGCCTGGGACAACTTGGACCCT GACATCCGCAGGGGTTTGGAGAGCAACGTGAATGTTGAGTTACTGAACGCTCTACACAGCCACATGGTCAATAAGAGGATGCTGACCAAGGACTTGAAAAACGGCCTGATTGTCCCTTCCATGTACAACAATTTGGGGCTCTTCATTAATCATTACCCTAACGGG GTCGTCACTGTGAACTGTGCGCGCGTCATCCACGGGAACCAGATCGCGACAAACGGCGTGGTGCACGTCATCGACCGCGTGCTCACCCAGATCGGCACCTCCATTCAAGACTTCATCGAGGCCGAGGACGAGCTCTCGTCATTCAGG GCGGCCGCCATCACGTCTGACATCCTGGAAGCCCTCGGACGAGAGGGTCACTTCACCCTCTTTGCTCCCACCAATGAGGCTTTTGAGAGACTTCCACGAGGGGTCCTGGAGAGGATCATGGGGGACAAGGTGGCTTCCGAAG ctctcatgAAGTACCACATCTTAAACACTCTCCAGTGCTCGGAGGCCATCACGGGAGGAGCGGTCTTTGAGACCCTGGAAGGGGACACCATTGAGATCGGGTGCAACGGCGACAGCATAACAGTGAACGGAATCAAAATGGTGAACAAAAAAGACATCGTGACCAACAACGGCGTCATCCATTTGATCGATCAGGTCCTCATTCCCGACGCGG CCAAACAGGTTCTCGAGCTGGCCGGGAATCAGCAAACCACCTTCACAGACCTCGTGGCCCAGTTGGGCCTGGCATCTTCTCTGCGGCCAGACCGGGAGTACACTCTGCTGGCCCCCGTGAATAACGCGTTTTCCG ATGACACTCTGCACATGGACCAGCGCCTTCTGAAATTAATTCTGCAGAATCACATATTGAAAGTGAAAGTTGGCCTTAACGAGCTTTACAACGGACAGAAGCTTGAGACCCTCGGAGGCAAACAGCTCAGAGTCTTCGTGTATCGAACA GCTGTCTGCGTTGAAAACTCCTGCATGGTGAGAGGGAGCAAGCAAGGGAGGAACGGCGCCATCCACATATTCCGGGAGATCATCAAACCCGCCGAGAAGTCCCTACATGACAGGTTAAAGCAAGACAAGCGCTTTAG CATCTTCCTCAGCCTTCTGGAAGCTGCAGACTTGAAAGACCTTCTGTCACAGCCTGGGGACTGGACTTTATTTGTCCCAACCAACGACGCCTTCAAGGGGATGACTAATGAAGAGAAGGAAGTTCTGATCC GCAACAAAAATGCTCTTCAAAACATTATCCTTTACCACCTGACTCCCGGAGTGTTCATTGGAAAGGGGTTCGAACCTGGCGTTACGAACATTCTCAAGACCACGCAAGGGAGCAAAATCTACCTGAAAGGA GTGAATGACACACTTCTGGTGAATGAACTGAAGTCGAAGGAGTCTGACATCATGACCACAAACGGCGTCATCCACGTTGTGGACAAGCTTCTCTACCCAGCAG ACACACCTATTGGGAATGATCAGCTGCTGGATATACTTAATAAACTGATCAAATACATCCAAATTAAG TTCGTTCGTGGTAGCACCTTCAAAGAAATCCCCATGACTGTCTACA AgccaattattaaaaaatacaccaaaatCATTGATGGAGTGCCCATGGAAATAACCGAAAAGGAGACGAGGGAAGAGCGGATCATTACAG gccctgaaataaaatataccaGGATCACTGCTGGTGGTGGAGAAACGGAAGAAACTCTGAAGAAATTGTTGCAAGAAG AGGTCACCAAAGTCACCAAATTCATTGAAGGGGGTGATGGCCACTtatttgaagatgaagaaatcaaaagactgCTTCAGGGAG ACACACCTGTGAGGAAGGTACAAGCCAACAAAAGAGTCCAAG ggTCTAGAAGACGATCGAGGGAAGGCAATTCTCAGTGA
- the POSTN gene encoding periostin isoform X8 — MTPFLPTLALLLLLLVNPADANGHYDKILAHSRIRARDHGPNVCALQQILGTKKKYFSTCRNWYQGAICGKKTTVLYECCPGYMKMEGMRGCPAVMPIDHVYGTLGIVGATTTQRYSDVSKLREEIEGKGSFTYFAPSNDAWDNLDPDIRRGLESNVNVELLNALHSHMVNKRMLTKDLKNGLIVPSMYNNLGLFINHYPNGVVTVNCARVIHGNQIATNGVVHVIDRVLTQIGTSIQDFIEAEDELSSFRAAAITSDILEALGREGHFTLFAPTNEAFERLPRGVLERIMGDKVASEALMKYHILNTLQCSEAITGGAVFETLEGDTIEIGCNGDSITVNGIKMVNKKDIVTNNGVIHLIDQVLIPDAAKQVLELAGNQQTTFTDLVAQLGLASSLRPDREYTLLAPVNNAFSDDTLHMDQRLLKLILQNHILKVKVGLNELYNGQKLETLGGKQLRVFVYRTAVCVENSCMVRGSKQGRNGAIHIFREIIKPAEKSLHDRLKQDKRFSIFLSLLEAADLKDLLSQPGDWTLFVPTNDAFKGMTNEEKEVLIRNKNALQNIILYHLTPGVFIGKGFEPGVTNILKTTQGSKIYLKGVNDTLLVNELKSKESDIMTTNGVIHVVDKLLYPADTPIGNDQLLDILNKLIKYIQIKFVRGSTFKEIPMTVYKPIIKKYTKIIDGVPMEITEKETREERIITGPEIKYTRITAGGGETEETLKKLLQEDTPVRKVQANKRVQGSRRRSREGNSQ, encoded by the exons ATGACTCCCTTCCTACCCACGctggctctgctgctgctgctgctggttaaCCCTGCAGACGCCAACGGCCATTATGACAAGATCTTGGCTCACAGCCGCATCAGGGCCCGGGATCATGG CCCCAACGTGTGCGCCCTTCAGCAGATTTTAGGCACCAAAAAGAAATACTTCAGCACCTGCAGGAACTGGTACCAGGGGGCCATCTGCGGGAAGAAAAC GACCGTGCTGTATGAGTGCTGCCCTGGGTACATGAAAATGGAGGGAATGCGAGGCTGCCCAGCAG TGATGCCCATCGACCATGTTTACGGCACGCTGGGCATCGTGGGGGCCACCACCACGCAGCGCTACTCCGACGTCTCCAAGCTGAGGGAGGAGATCGAAGGGAAAGGGTCCTTCACCTACTTTGCACCAAGTAACGACGCCTGGGACAACTTGGACCCT GACATCCGCAGGGGTTTGGAGAGCAACGTGAATGTTGAGTTACTGAACGCTCTACACAGCCACATGGTCAATAAGAGGATGCTGACCAAGGACTTGAAAAACGGCCTGATTGTCCCTTCCATGTACAACAATTTGGGGCTCTTCATTAATCATTACCCTAACGGG GTCGTCACTGTGAACTGTGCGCGCGTCATCCACGGGAACCAGATCGCGACAAACGGCGTGGTGCACGTCATCGACCGCGTGCTCACCCAGATCGGCACCTCCATTCAAGACTTCATCGAGGCCGAGGACGAGCTCTCGTCATTCAGG GCGGCCGCCATCACGTCTGACATCCTGGAAGCCCTCGGACGAGAGGGTCACTTCACCCTCTTTGCTCCCACCAATGAGGCTTTTGAGAGACTTCCACGAGGGGTCCTGGAGAGGATCATGGGGGACAAGGTGGCTTCCGAAG ctctcatgAAGTACCACATCTTAAACACTCTCCAGTGCTCGGAGGCCATCACGGGAGGAGCGGTCTTTGAGACCCTGGAAGGGGACACCATTGAGATCGGGTGCAACGGCGACAGCATAACAGTGAACGGAATCAAAATGGTGAACAAAAAAGACATCGTGACCAACAACGGCGTCATCCATTTGATCGATCAGGTCCTCATTCCCGACGCGG CCAAACAGGTTCTCGAGCTGGCCGGGAATCAGCAAACCACCTTCACAGACCTCGTGGCCCAGTTGGGCCTGGCATCTTCTCTGCGGCCAGACCGGGAGTACACTCTGCTGGCCCCCGTGAATAACGCGTTTTCCG ATGACACTCTGCACATGGACCAGCGCCTTCTGAAATTAATTCTGCAGAATCACATATTGAAAGTGAAAGTTGGCCTTAACGAGCTTTACAACGGACAGAAGCTTGAGACCCTCGGAGGCAAACAGCTCAGAGTCTTCGTGTATCGAACA GCTGTCTGCGTTGAAAACTCCTGCATGGTGAGAGGGAGCAAGCAAGGGAGGAACGGCGCCATCCACATATTCCGGGAGATCATCAAACCCGCCGAGAAGTCCCTACATGACAGGTTAAAGCAAGACAAGCGCTTTAG CATCTTCCTCAGCCTTCTGGAAGCTGCAGACTTGAAAGACCTTCTGTCACAGCCTGGGGACTGGACTTTATTTGTCCCAACCAACGACGCCTTCAAGGGGATGACTAATGAAGAGAAGGAAGTTCTGATCC GCAACAAAAATGCTCTTCAAAACATTATCCTTTACCACCTGACTCCCGGAGTGTTCATTGGAAAGGGGTTCGAACCTGGCGTTACGAACATTCTCAAGACCACGCAAGGGAGCAAAATCTACCTGAAAGGA GTGAATGACACACTTCTGGTGAATGAACTGAAGTCGAAGGAGTCTGACATCATGACCACAAACGGCGTCATCCACGTTGTGGACAAGCTTCTCTACCCAGCAG ACACACCTATTGGGAATGATCAGCTGCTGGATATACTTAATAAACTGATCAAATACATCCAAATTAAG TTCGTTCGTGGTAGCACCTTCAAAGAAATCCCCATGACTGTCTACA AgccaattattaaaaaatacaccaaaatCATTGATGGAGTGCCCATGGAAATAACCGAAAAGGAGACGAGGGAAGAGCGGATCATTACAG gccctgaaataaaatataccaGGATCACTGCTGGTGGTGGAGAAACGGAAGAAACTCTGAAGAAATTGTTGCAAGAAG ACACACCTGTGAGGAAGGTACAAGCCAACAAAAGAGTCCAAG ggTCTAGAAGACGATCGAGGGAAGGCAATTCTCAGTGA
- the POSTN gene encoding periostin isoform X4, translated as MTPFLPTLALLLLLLVNPADANGHYDKILAHSRIRARDHGPNVCALQQILGTKKKYFSTCRNWYQGAICGKKTTVLYECCPGYMKMEGMRGCPAVMPIDHVYGTLGIVGATTTQRYSDVSKLREEIEGKGSFTYFAPSNDAWDNLDPDIRRGLESNVNVELLNALHSHMVNKRMLTKDLKNGLIVPSMYNNLGLFINHYPNGVVTVNCARVIHGNQIATNGVVHVIDRVLTQIGTSIQDFIEAEDELSSFRAAAITSDILEALGREGHFTLFAPTNEAFERLPRGVLERIMGDKVASEALMKYHILNTLQCSEAITGGAVFETLEGDTIEIGCNGDSITVNGIKMVNKKDIVTNNGVIHLIDQVLIPDAAKQVLELAGNQQTTFTDLVAQLGLASSLRPDREYTLLAPVNNAFSDDTLHMDQRLLKLILQNHILKVKVGLNELYNGQKLETLGGKQLRVFVYRTAVCVENSCMVRGSKQGRNGAIHIFREIIKPAEKSLHDRLKQDKRFSIFLSLLEAADLKDLLSQPGDWTLFVPTNDAFKGMTNEEKEVLIRNKNALQNIILYHLTPGVFIGKGFEPGVTNILKTTQGSKIYLKGVNDTLLVNELKSKESDIMTTNGVIHVVDKLLYPADTPIGNDQLLDILNKLIKYIQIKFVRGSTFKEIPMTVYTTKIITKVVEPKIKVIEGSLQPIIKTEEPIIKKYTKIIDGVPMEITEKETREERIITGPEIKYTRITAGGGETEETLKKLLQEEVTKVTKFIEGGDGHLFEDEEIKRLLQGDTPVRKVQANKRVQGSRRRSREGNSQ; from the exons ATGACTCCCTTCCTACCCACGctggctctgctgctgctgctgctggttaaCCCTGCAGACGCCAACGGCCATTATGACAAGATCTTGGCTCACAGCCGCATCAGGGCCCGGGATCATGG CCCCAACGTGTGCGCCCTTCAGCAGATTTTAGGCACCAAAAAGAAATACTTCAGCACCTGCAGGAACTGGTACCAGGGGGCCATCTGCGGGAAGAAAAC GACCGTGCTGTATGAGTGCTGCCCTGGGTACATGAAAATGGAGGGAATGCGAGGCTGCCCAGCAG TGATGCCCATCGACCATGTTTACGGCACGCTGGGCATCGTGGGGGCCACCACCACGCAGCGCTACTCCGACGTCTCCAAGCTGAGGGAGGAGATCGAAGGGAAAGGGTCCTTCACCTACTTTGCACCAAGTAACGACGCCTGGGACAACTTGGACCCT GACATCCGCAGGGGTTTGGAGAGCAACGTGAATGTTGAGTTACTGAACGCTCTACACAGCCACATGGTCAATAAGAGGATGCTGACCAAGGACTTGAAAAACGGCCTGATTGTCCCTTCCATGTACAACAATTTGGGGCTCTTCATTAATCATTACCCTAACGGG GTCGTCACTGTGAACTGTGCGCGCGTCATCCACGGGAACCAGATCGCGACAAACGGCGTGGTGCACGTCATCGACCGCGTGCTCACCCAGATCGGCACCTCCATTCAAGACTTCATCGAGGCCGAGGACGAGCTCTCGTCATTCAGG GCGGCCGCCATCACGTCTGACATCCTGGAAGCCCTCGGACGAGAGGGTCACTTCACCCTCTTTGCTCCCACCAATGAGGCTTTTGAGAGACTTCCACGAGGGGTCCTGGAGAGGATCATGGGGGACAAGGTGGCTTCCGAAG ctctcatgAAGTACCACATCTTAAACACTCTCCAGTGCTCGGAGGCCATCACGGGAGGAGCGGTCTTTGAGACCCTGGAAGGGGACACCATTGAGATCGGGTGCAACGGCGACAGCATAACAGTGAACGGAATCAAAATGGTGAACAAAAAAGACATCGTGACCAACAACGGCGTCATCCATTTGATCGATCAGGTCCTCATTCCCGACGCGG CCAAACAGGTTCTCGAGCTGGCCGGGAATCAGCAAACCACCTTCACAGACCTCGTGGCCCAGTTGGGCCTGGCATCTTCTCTGCGGCCAGACCGGGAGTACACTCTGCTGGCCCCCGTGAATAACGCGTTTTCCG ATGACACTCTGCACATGGACCAGCGCCTTCTGAAATTAATTCTGCAGAATCACATATTGAAAGTGAAAGTTGGCCTTAACGAGCTTTACAACGGACAGAAGCTTGAGACCCTCGGAGGCAAACAGCTCAGAGTCTTCGTGTATCGAACA GCTGTCTGCGTTGAAAACTCCTGCATGGTGAGAGGGAGCAAGCAAGGGAGGAACGGCGCCATCCACATATTCCGGGAGATCATCAAACCCGCCGAGAAGTCCCTACATGACAGGTTAAAGCAAGACAAGCGCTTTAG CATCTTCCTCAGCCTTCTGGAAGCTGCAGACTTGAAAGACCTTCTGTCACAGCCTGGGGACTGGACTTTATTTGTCCCAACCAACGACGCCTTCAAGGGGATGACTAATGAAGAGAAGGAAGTTCTGATCC GCAACAAAAATGCTCTTCAAAACATTATCCTTTACCACCTGACTCCCGGAGTGTTCATTGGAAAGGGGTTCGAACCTGGCGTTACGAACATTCTCAAGACCACGCAAGGGAGCAAAATCTACCTGAAAGGA GTGAATGACACACTTCTGGTGAATGAACTGAAGTCGAAGGAGTCTGACATCATGACCACAAACGGCGTCATCCACGTTGTGGACAAGCTTCTCTACCCAGCAG ACACACCTATTGGGAATGATCAGCTGCTGGATATACTTAATAAACTGATCAAATACATCCAAATTAAG TTCGTTCGTGGTAGCACCTTCAAAGAAATCCCCATGACTGTCTACA CAACTAAAATTATAACCAAAGTTGTGGAACCAAAAATTAAAGTGATTGAAGGCAGTCTTCAGCCTATTATCAAAACTGAAG AgccaattattaaaaaatacaccaaaatCATTGATGGAGTGCCCATGGAAATAACCGAAAAGGAGACGAGGGAAGAGCGGATCATTACAG gccctgaaataaaatataccaGGATCACTGCTGGTGGTGGAGAAACGGAAGAAACTCTGAAGAAATTGTTGCAAGAAG AGGTCACCAAAGTCACCAAATTCATTGAAGGGGGTGATGGCCACTtatttgaagatgaagaaatcaaaagactgCTTCAGGGAG ACACACCTGTGAGGAAGGTACAAGCCAACAAAAGAGTCCAAG ggTCTAGAAGACGATCGAGGGAAGGCAATTCTCAGTGA